A genomic window from Sulfurospirillum multivorans DSM 12446 includes:
- a CDS encoding chemotaxis protein — MAKESILKVGSNEMELVDFRIFKKEENGVYEGIYGVNVAKVREIIKIPNLTELPGVPDYIEGIFDLRGIVIPVVNLAKWMNIKEPDDGSIKPRIIITEFSDILIGFVVHEAKRIRRISWKDIEPASFVAGMGSLDKSQITGVTRIENDDVLLILDLESVVQALGIYQPKMDINDDQILKVEGTALILDDSMTARKLVSDALKKMGMRVVEAKDGMEGMQRLNELYATYGDRLTDEVKIIISDVEMPQMDGFHFAANVKEDARFKNIPIVFNSSISDHFSEIRGKEAGGEAYLTKFDAGIFYKEVSKVIKSHVKTAQ, encoded by the coding sequence ATGGCTAAAGAGAGTATTTTGAAAGTAGGCTCTAATGAAATGGAGCTGGTGGACTTCCGTATTTTTAAAAAGGAAGAAAACGGGGTGTATGAGGGAATTTACGGTGTGAACGTTGCGAAAGTGCGCGAGATCATCAAAATTCCTAATTTAACAGAACTTCCAGGCGTTCCTGATTATATCGAGGGAATTTTTGACCTTCGTGGCATCGTAATTCCTGTGGTAAATCTTGCAAAATGGATGAACATTAAAGAGCCGGATGATGGATCGATTAAACCTCGTATTATCATTACGGAGTTTAGCGACATTTTGATCGGTTTTGTGGTGCATGAAGCCAAACGCATTCGTCGTATCAGCTGGAAAGATATTGAGCCAGCATCGTTTGTTGCGGGCATGGGCTCACTGGATAAGAGTCAGATTACAGGTGTAACGCGTATTGAAAATGACGATGTACTTTTGATCTTAGATCTTGAGAGCGTGGTTCAAGCACTGGGCATTTACCAACCGAAAATGGATATTAATGATGACCAAATTCTTAAAGTAGAAGGCACCGCACTCATTTTGGATGACAGTATGACGGCTCGAAAGCTTGTCAGCGATGCGCTTAAAAAGATGGGCATGCGTGTGGTTGAAGCCAAAGATGGAATGGAAGGGATGCAAAGACTCAATGAGCTTTACGCAACCTACGGTGATCGTTTAACCGATGAGGTCAAAATTATTATCAGCGATGTCGAGATGCCTCAAATGGATGGATTTCACTTTGCAGCCAATGTGAAAGAGGATGCCAGATTTAAAAACATTCCGATCGTTTTTAACTCTTCAATTAGCGATCATTTTAGCGAGATCAGGGGCAAAGAGGCGGGCGGTGAAGCCTACTTAACGAAGTTTGATGCAGGAATTTTCTACAAGGAAGTCTCAAAAGTCATCAAATCACACGTGAAAACAGCACAATAG